GAATACGTCAACAATTAAAAGAAAAACACATCTATTTTAGTGAATTAGGCATAATGGGTGGTTTATGTTTTAAAGTAGATAACAAGATGCTTTGTGGCATCCACTTCGATAAAAAATTTGGCAACAACTTACTCATGGCACGTGTGGGTGAAGCGGTTTATGAATCGGAACTAGAAAAACCAAATTGCTTACCTATGGATTTTACGGGTCGCCCCATGAAAGGTTATATTTTTGTAACTCCTGATGGTTTTGATGCTGATGACGACTTATCTTATTGGCTCGATTTATGCTTAGCTTTTAACCCATTAGCGAAGGCTAGCAAACCAAAAAAGAAAATAAAATAAATTCCTTTTTTGGTTTATAAAACTTAACTTCGCTTTTCTGTGAGTTTTTAAAACACTTTTTGCGACTCACAGTTACACACAATATTAAAATACATGGACACAAATATAAATTTAGCAGTACTTATTGATGGTGATAACATCCCGTCGGCACACGTAAAAGAAATGATGGAAGAAATTGCTAAATACGGCAACCCAACCATCAAGCGTATTTATGGTGATTGGACCAAACCACACCTTTCAAAATGGAAAAACCTTTTGCTTGAAAATGCCATCACACCTATACAACAATACGGTTACACTACAGGGAAAAATGCTACCGATTCTGCCATGATTATTGATGCTATGGACGTGTTGTATTCAGGAAAAGTGAATGGTTTTTGTTTGGTATCGAGCGATAGTGATTTTACACGATTGGCCGTTAGACTTCGAGAAGCAGGTATGCAAGTTATCGGTATTGGCGAAAAGAAAACACCAAACCCGTTTATTGTGGCTTGCGATAAATTTATTTATATAGAAATACTAAAAAACAAAGCGGATAGAGAAGATAAAGATGTTGATGCTGTTAAAGATAGCGTAGATAAAATCACCCAAAAAGATATTGAACTTATTAAAACTACTATTGCCGATGTATCCGACGATGATGGGTGGGCATTTCTAGGTGATGTTGGTAGTTTACTACAAAAAAAACAGCCAAATTTCGATTCCAGAAATTTCGGTTTTGATAAACTTACCCCTTTAATAAAATCAATTGATATTTTTGAATTAGAACAACGCGAAAACCCCAAAAGCCGCCATAAGCTTATTTTTGTACGTATTAAAGCGAAATCCGTTCCAGTTAAAAAGAAGCGACGTTAAAACTGATTTTCATTAATCTGGACTTGTTTCAGATTCTCATATAAAACTTCCTAAATTATTGAAGATGCTATTCTGAAATAATTCTAGAATGATAGCTTATGTTTATAACTTTTTGTTGTAAACCTAATATTACATATTGGTTTTCTTATTTTAAAAAACTAACTTCGCTTATAGGTGTAATTGAATGAAATGAGAATAGACAAAATTAAATTTAACATAAAAAAAGCTGAAGCTGCTAGGGACAATATATCAAATATAGACTTAAAACCCTTTATGGATAATTACTGCTTATCCTTGGATCAAATTATAACCACACTAGCCATTCCATATTTGTTTATGACAGTTGGATACCAACAAGGTATGCTTAAGTGCTTGCCTTATTCGACAGGTTTAAATGAAATTGAAAAGTTAGATGGATACAAGGAAAAAGACCCGAAAAAACATGCTGAAGCAATTATAAAGCACTTTGAAAACAAAGTAAAGGAAAGTAGTTCTCAGTCCTCTGCATTAGCAGAAGAAGAAATAAACAAATTGTTGGAAAATACTCCACCTTTAGTTGATGCTTACAGAACATTAGGGTTAAATACTCTTGTAAATTCATGGACAATTTTTGAAGCATTTTCAAAAGACCTTTGGAAATACGTATTAAACAAGCAACCACAAAAATTTATAAATAATTTATTAAAGTCTAATAACAGATTTTTAAATGAAATTGAAGGAATTAACGGAAAGCAGATTTCAATAAGTCTTTTATCAAAATTCAATTTTGATTTATCGAATAATTTAGGAGATATTCTTGCCCCTAAATATGATTTCACAAGTGCCAGTGGAATAAAAACTGCTTATATAGATTTACTTAACTTAGAGAAAATAGAATTAGCTTTTCTAAATGATAAACAAATAAGCCAACTTGAAATTACTCGACATTTGATTGTACACAATGCTGGAATAATTGATGAGGATTATTTGAGACGTACAACATATAAAAATGAAAAACTCAATGGTGAGATTACAATTAGTCATAAAGATGCTAGTACCATGATAAATGCAAGTGTAGAATCAGTAATAGAATTAATATCTTTAATAGACAAAAAAACAAAAGCCGTTAACAAAACCTAAACTCTTTTAAAACGTTTTTGTATATCACTCACATCAACATTTATAAAAGTCTAAACTATAATGTTTTCTTAGTCATGTCGAAATGAGACACGATTGAGACATCACATAATACTTGGTAGAACATAAATTATGCGATTTCTCGTAGCGTCGAAATGACTGAGAAGTTCATAAAAGTCCTATTTTTTCAAATAAGCCAAAACATTCGTTTCAATACGTTTTTGTATATCGCTTACATCACCTTTAACAAAAGTTTCGCCTGTAATGTTTTCGTAAAGTTCTATATAGCGTTCGCTCACGGTTTCAATATAGTCGTCACTCATAACAGGTACGGTTTGCCCCTCTAAACCTTGAAAGTTATTAGCAATAAGCCATTGGCGTACAAACTCTTTACTTAGTTGTTTTTGTGCTTCGCCTTTAGCTTGTCTGTCCTCATAACCATCCGCATAAAAATACCGTGAAGAGTCTGGGGTGTGTATTTCATCAATCAACACAATTTGTCCCTCTTTGGTTTTTCCAAATTCGTATTTAGTATCAACCAAAATCAAACCACGGCTTGCCGCTATTTCAGTACCTCTATTGAATAATTTACGGGTGTAATCTTCCAATACCAAATAATCGGCTTCACTAACAATACCGCGTTTTAAAATATCTTCTCTAGAAATATCTTCATCGTGGTCGCCCATTTCAGCTTTAGTAGCTGGTGTTAAAATAGGCTCTGGAAACTTATCGTTTTCTTTCATCCCTTCCGGCATAGCCACACCACAAAGCATGCGTTTTCCCGCTTTATACTCGCGTGCTGCATGTCCACTCATATATCCACGAATAACCATTTCCACCTTAAAAGGTTCGCATAAATGCCCAACAGCCACATTCGGGTCTGGTGTTGCTGTTAACCAATTGGGTACAATATCTTGAGTAGCCGCCATCATTTTGGTAGCTATTTGGTTTAATATTTGCCCTTTGTACGGAATACCTTTTGGCATCACCACGTCGAAAGCCGACAAGCGGTCCGTAGCAATCATAACCAATTGCTCGTCGTTAATATTATAAACTTCTCTAACTTTTCCATGGTAAACAGATTTTTGCTCTGGAAAATTGAAATTGGTACTTGTAATTGTATTCATTAAAGGCTGTGTGTTGTTTGTCTTGCAAATGTAATTTGTTTAGTAATGCCAAACAATAAGTAAATAAAAAAAGGAGCATAAACATGTTCCTTTTTTTATTCTTATAAATTTAATATTGATCTATTTAAATCGAATATTGTAAGTAACACCTACACCAACGTTTTGTAAATCGACATCGTTTTCAGCAAATGTGTTTTGATAAAAACCGTAAATATTCCAATCGCGGTTATGGTAACCAATTTGTGGGTTTACGTATAACCCACCGTCGTTATTATCAATATTAGTTAAAAAACCATACCCAACATCAGTCCCTATAAACAATCCATTAGGTGTAAAGTAATAACGCGCAAACCCTGCTACAGGAACGACTCCAAAATCTTCAAAATCATCTTTTGCAAAATAATGACTATAACCAGAAGCGACACCAATGGCGAAATTTGGGTTAAATAAATACTGGCCTCTCAAATCTACACCTAAATTAAATGATGATAGATCGCTGGCATCGCCTACTGGAATTCCAGCAGTTAATCCTGCTTTTAACCATGAGTTGTTTGGCGTAATATCAATTTCTGTTTGTTGTGCAAAAATTGAGCTTGATCCTATTAGTCCTATTCCAATAATTAAAAATAATTTTTTCATAATGTTCTTTTTTTTTTAATATTTATACTGCAAATCTCGACAACATATCCCTAGAAAATTTACACGATTATGAATAAAGTTTATAGAATTAAAAGAACCCTTTTCCAATAAAACACCTAATGTATTGATTGCCTGATACAAGAGGATTATGCAAAAAAAAGCCAATTACATTTATAATTGGCTTTTGAATAAATTTTATGCTTTTTTAATTAATCTACGTGCTCGATGCTTTTATAAGCTTCAATAACCTTTTTAACTAAACGATGACGGATAACATCTTTATCATCTAAAAAGATCATACCAACACCTTCCACATTCTTTAATATTAACAAGGCTTCCTTCAAACCAGAAATAGTACGTCTAGGCAAATCTATTTGTCCAGGATCTCCTGTTAATAAAAATTTGGCGTTTTTACCCATACGGGTTAAAAACATTTTCATTTGATTGTGTGTGGTATTTTGGCCTTCATCTAAAATGACAAAGGCATTATCAAGTGTACGTCCTCTCATAAATGCCAAAGGCGCAATTTGTATGGTACCATTTTCTATATACAAAGCTAGTTTTTCAGCAGGTATCATATCTCGCAATGCATCATATAAAGGCTGCATGTATGGATCTAACTTTTCTTTTAAATCGCCTGGTAAAAAACCGAGGTTCTCCCCTGCTTCAACTGCTGGACGTGTTAAAATAATACGCTTTACCTCTTTATTTTTAAGAGCCTGTACCGCCAAAGCGACGCCCGTATAGGTTTTTCCCGTTCCAGCGGGTCCGATAGCAAAAACCATATCGTTGTTACGCATGCTTTCTACCAATTTACGTTGGTTTGCTGTTTGTGCTTTAATAAGTTTACCACCAACACCGTGTACCAAAACTTCACCGCTAAATTCGGACGTAGAATAGTCGTCGCTACTTTGACTTGTTAACACACGCTCTATAACGTTTTCATCAAGCTTATTGTATTTGGCAAAGTGAGTTAAAAGCATTTTCATACGACGATCAAATTCTTCTAACAATTCATCGTCTCCTAAGGCTTTAATTTTATTGCCTCTTGCTACAATTTTAAGTTTTGGGAAGTACTTTTTTAAAAGTTCAATATTTGCATTTTGGGCTCCAAAAAATTCTTTTGGAGTAATTTCTTCAAGTTCGATAATAATTTCGTTCAAAGGCTTATGATTTGTTTAAAAATTCCTTCTAAGATTACGGATGATATGGTTAACTCAGACGAAATGATTTATTAGTTTTATTCCGTTATTTTTATTTTAAGAAATATGACTTTAACCTGTATTTTTAGTGTTAAACATAAAAATGAAAACAAAAAAATTATGTAGGTTTGTTACATCTCTGTTAAAACTCAAAAATACATAAATTTGGGTGTATTAACGTTAAAAACATATCAACAATTTGCCAATGGCGATAATAACATTAACTACCGATTTTGGAGAAAAAGATCACTTTGCAGGAGCGACAAAAGGTGCCATATATAGTGAATTGCCCGACATTAAAATTGTTGATATCTCACATTCAGTGTCTCCTTTTAATATTTTAGAAGCAGGTTATATTATTCAAAATGCTTACAATAGTTTCCCAAAAGGCACCATACATATTATTGGTATCGATTCCGAAATGAATGAAGAAAATAAACACATCGCTTTAAAACTAGATGATCACTTTTTTATTTGTGCGAATAATGGTATTATGAGTATGATTTGTACTGAAATTGCTCCTGAAAAAATTGTTGAAATTAATATACATGATAAAGTCCAAACCAATTTCCCTGTATTGGATGTTTTTGTAAAAGTGGCATGCCATATAGCTCGTGGAGGTACGCTGGAAGTTATTGGTAAAAATATTCCGGAAATTAAGCCTACTAAAAACATCACCCCTTTTGTAAATGACGATAAAACCCAAATTATTGGTAGTGTTATTTATGTTGATAATTATGGGAATGTAATTACAAACATTAAACGTGGCTTTTTTGAAACCATCCAAAAAGGAAGGACTTTTGAAGTTTCGGCAAGAAATAATAAGTTTAAAAAGATCCACAACAGATATAGCGATATTGTAAATTTTGAAATTCCTGAAGAAAAACGGCATGATGAAGGTCGCGGTTTGGTAATTTTTAATTCGGGAGGCTTTTTAGAAATTGCCGTTTATAAAAGTAATAGTGCCACAGTGGGTAGCGCCTCTACTTTAATGGGGCTTAGTTTAATGGACACTGTTAGTGTTAATTTTAACACTGAATCTATGCTTCCAAAAAGTCTAGACTAATTATTGAATAATAAATATTGATAAGAATTGTTAAACTGGAATTTCTTAGTAATTTTGAAACAAATTTTTAATGACGCTAGACCACTTTTAACTTTTAACTTTTAACTTTTAACTTTTAACTTTTAACAAAAATAAATGCTCACCATACTTAAAAAAGAAATAAATACATTTTTTGCCTCGCCTATCGGGTATTTAGTAGTTGGTATTTTTTTATTACTTAATGGATTATTTTTGTGGCTCTTTAAAGGTGAAAATAATATATTAGATTATGGTTTTTCCGATTTATCCTCGTTCTTCTTATTAGCGCCTTGGATATTAATTTTTCTGATTCCTGCGGTAACCATGCGCAGTTTTTCAGATGAAAAAAAACAAGGCACTTTAGAGTTGCTACTTACAAAACCTATTACGCATTTAAACATTGTTTTAGGAAAATATTTTGGTGCGTTTGTTTTAATTTTAATAGCTCTTTTACCAACCTTATTATATGTTTACACCGTTTACCGATTAGGTAATCCCGTTGGTAATATAGATTTTGGCAGTACAATGGGGTCTTATTTTGGTCTGTTATTCTTAATTGCTGCTTATACGGCTATTGGCATATTTGCTTCTACGCTATCAGATAATCAAATTGTAGCCTTTATAACATCAGTCGCTATTTGTTTTATGTTTTATATTGGTTTTGAAAGTCTTGCCGACTTTGCTTCAAGCAATTTTATAGAACAATTAGGCATGAACGTTCATTACAAAAGTATCAGTCGAGGTGTTTTAGATACACGAGATATTATATACTTTTTAAGCATCACAGCATTCTTTATAATACTAACAAAACTAAATATTAACAAGGAACAAAAATGATTTTAACACCACTGTTCGTTATTTTTTTAATAGTCGTTTTTTTATTAGTTTGGGCATTTACCAACACGATAGATAAACGCAAATGGCTAAGTTTTTTAATAAGCATCGTATTAACACCCATCGTTTATTTTTTTGTGTTTTATCCGCTTATAAATATTTTTAGTAGCTACCACCACGAAAAGCATTTTGATGGAGAAGCT
The genomic region above belongs to Mariniflexile litorale and contains:
- the gldF gene encoding gliding motility-associated ABC transporter permease subunit GldF, which gives rise to MLTILKKEINTFFASPIGYLVVGIFLLLNGLFLWLFKGENNILDYGFSDLSSFFLLAPWILIFLIPAVTMRSFSDEKKQGTLELLLTKPITHLNIVLGKYFGAFVLILIALLPTLLYVYTVYRLGNPVGNIDFGSTMGSYFGLLFLIAAYTAIGIFASTLSDNQIVAFITSVAICFMFYIGFESLADFASSNFIEQLGMNVHYKSISRGVLDTRDIIYFLSITAFFIILTKLNINKEQK
- a CDS encoding NYN domain-containing protein, whose translation is MDTNINLAVLIDGDNIPSAHVKEMMEEIAKYGNPTIKRIYGDWTKPHLSKWKNLLLENAITPIQQYGYTTGKNATDSAMIIDAMDVLYSGKVNGFCLVSSDSDFTRLAVRLREAGMQVIGIGEKKTPNPFIVACDKFIYIEILKNKADREDKDVDAVKDSVDKITQKDIELIKTTIADVSDDDGWAFLGDVGSLLQKKQPNFDSRNFGFDKLTPLIKSIDIFELEQRENPKSRHKLIFVRIKAKSVPVKKKRR
- a CDS encoding RNA methyltransferase, whose amino-acid sequence is MAFDAFLADRIRQQLKEKHIYFSELGIMGGLCFKVDNKMLCGIHFDKKFGNNLLMARVGEAVYESELEKPNCLPMDFTGRPMKGYIFVTPDGFDADDDLSYWLDLCLAFNPLAKASKPKKKIK
- a CDS encoding SAM-dependent chlorinase/fluorinase; protein product: MAIITLTTDFGEKDHFAGATKGAIYSELPDIKIVDISHSVSPFNILEAGYIIQNAYNSFPKGTIHIIGIDSEMNEENKHIALKLDDHFFICANNGIMSMICTEIAPEKIVEINIHDKVQTNFPVLDVFVKVACHIARGGTLEVIGKNIPEIKPTKNITPFVNDDKTQIIGSVIYVDNYGNVITNIKRGFFETIQKGRTFEVSARNNKFKKIHNRYSDIVNFEIPEEKRHDEGRGLVIFNSGGFLEIAVYKSNSATVGSASTLMGLSLMDTVSVNFNTESMLPKSLD
- a CDS encoding PhoH family protein — translated: MNEIIIELEEITPKEFFGAQNANIELLKKYFPKLKIVARGNKIKALGDDELLEEFDRRMKMLLTHFAKYNKLDENVIERVLTSQSSDDYSTSEFSGEVLVHGVGGKLIKAQTANQRKLVESMRNNDMVFAIGPAGTGKTYTGVALAVQALKNKEVKRIILTRPAVEAGENLGFLPGDLKEKLDPYMQPLYDALRDMIPAEKLALYIENGTIQIAPLAFMRGRTLDNAFVILDEGQNTTHNQMKMFLTRMGKNAKFLLTGDPGQIDLPRRTISGLKEALLILKNVEGVGMIFLDDKDVIRHRLVKKVIEAYKSIEHVD
- a CDS encoding phosphoribosylaminoimidazolesuccinocarboxamide synthase → MNTITSTNFNFPEQKSVYHGKVREVYNINDEQLVMIATDRLSAFDVVMPKGIPYKGQILNQIATKMMAATQDIVPNWLTATPDPNVAVGHLCEPFKVEMVIRGYMSGHAAREYKAGKRMLCGVAMPEGMKENDKFPEPILTPATKAEMGDHDEDISREDILKRGIVSEADYLVLEDYTRKLFNRGTEIAASRGLILVDTKYEFGKTKEGQIVLIDEIHTPDSSRYFYADGYEDRQAKGEAQKQLSKEFVRQWLIANNFQGLEGQTVPVMSDDYIETVSERYIELYENITGETFVKGDVSDIQKRIETNVLAYLKK